The following are encoded together in the Phaseolus vulgaris cultivar G19833 chromosome 9, P. vulgaris v2.0, whole genome shotgun sequence genome:
- the LOC137823182 gene encoding serine carboxypeptidase-like 11, whose product MEMMREKGEKRRALKMGKMNSSLNLTSSSYGVVHYGLILSLLLLSHCSFHPASCASTVKFLPGFPGSLPFVLETGYVGVGESEDVQTFYYFIESENNPKDDPLMLWLSGGPGCSSLAGLFLQIGPVALKHEEYNGSTPNLISRTQSWTKVSSIIFVDLPVNTGFTYARTELAAERSDTLLVHQAHQFLRKWLVDHPKFLSNEVYIAGDSYSGIPVPAIVQEIAQGNEKGVQPWINLQGYLLGNGFTTRSEKNFRIPFAHGMGLISDELYESLQRSCKGDYINVDPKNLPCHRDMESFNELLSGIFVYNILEPLCERDRGNKETSLRRSLLKKFPRKNFLKTHLKLPPFNCSSYEEFLCGYWANDHNVRTALHIREGSIGTWRRCPSDIPFKYDILSSFEYHVNLSRKGYRSLIYSGDHDMAVPFLSTQAWIRSLNYSIVDDWRPWHTNGQVAGYTRSYSNQMTFATVKGGSHIAPMNKPEECFAMYTRWISKRAL is encoded by the exons ATGGAAATGATGAGAGAAAAGGGTGAGAAGAGAAGAGCATTGAAAATGGGAAAGATGAACTCAAGTTTGAATCTCACTTCTTCTTCTTATGGTGTGGTTCACTATGGACTTATACTTTCCTTACTTCTCTTATCACACTGTTCCTTTCATCCTGCATCTTGTGCCTCCACTGTGAAGTTCCTTCCAGGATTCCCTGGATCCCTTCCTTTTGTTCTTGAAACTGG GTATGTGGGAGTGGGTGAATCAGAGGATGTGCAGACATTTTACTACTTCATTGAGTCAGAGAACAATCCCAAGGACGACCCTCTCATGCTTTGGCTCAGTGGTGGCCCAGGTTGTTCATCCCTTGCTGGCCTTTTTCTTCAAATAG GTCCAGTTGCATTAAAACACGAGGAGTATAATGGGAGCACGCCCAATTTGATCTCCAGGACTCAATCATGGACGAAG GTTAGTAGCATTATATTTGTGGACTTGCCTGTTAACACAGGCTTTACTTATGCCAGAACAGAGCTTGCTGCTGAAAGAAGTGACACCTTATTAGTTCATCAAGCCCATCAATTTCTAAGGAAG TGGCTAGTTGATCATCCAAAGTTTTTGTCAAATGAAGTTTACATTGCTGGTGATTCATACTCTGGCATTCCCGTTCCAgcaattgttcaagaaattgcACAAG GAAATGAAAAAGGGGTTCAACCATGGATAAATCTCCAG ggATACCTCTTAGGGAATGGATTTACAACTAGGAGTGAAAAAAATTTTAGAATCCCCTTTGCTCATGGAATGGGACTTATTTCTGATGAACTATATGAG TCACTACAAAGAAGTTGTAAAGGAGATTACATCAACGTAGACCCCAAAAATTTACCGTGCCATCGAGATATGGAGTCGTTCAATGAG CTTTTATCAGGAATTTTTGTGTACAATATTTTGGAGCCTTTGTGTGAGAGGGATAGGGGTAATAAGGAAACATCTTTGAGAAGATCCCTACTTAAGAAATTTCCTAGGAAGAATTTCCTCAAAACGCATCTCAAATTACCACCCTTCAACTGTTCG AGTTATGAGGAATTCCTATGCGGTTATTGGGCAAATGATCATAATGTTCGAACTGCACTTCATATTCGCGAG GGAAGTATAGGAACATGGCGTCGTTGTCCCAGTGATATACCTTTCAAGTATGATATCTTAAGCAGCTTTGAATATCACGTAAATCTTAGTAGAAAAGGCTATCGTTCACTGATATACAG TGGTGATCATGACATGGCTGTTCCTTTCTTGTCAACTCAAGCATGGATAAGGTCTTTAAACTACTCCATTGTGGATGATTGGAGGCCATGGCATACAAATGGCCAAGTTGCAGG ATACACAAGGAGTTACTCTAATCAAATGACATTTGCAACTGTGAAG GGTGGAAGCCACATAGCTCCGATGAACAAACCTGAAGAATGTTTTGCCATGTACACTCGATGGATATCTAAGAGGGCTTTGTAA